The sequence ACGAGTAGTGACGCGAAAGGAACGTTAGGGCTTGTTGCCATCGGGGACGACGAGGCGCGCCGATACGCGGAGCTGTTTCCGGCGCGCCTGTTCAGCCAGGACAGAACCGATCATGGCGATGCGCCGACACGTATACGACACGACCAGTGAGATCGAGCGGTTCCGAGTGAGACCGAGTAGGACCGACGAAGAAGGCCCCTCACCGCTGTTTCAGCAGGTGAGGGGCCTTCCTTGCCCTGTGGTGGCGGGTAGAGGATTCGAACCTCTGTAGCTTTCGCGACGGATTTACAGTCCGCTCCCATTGGCCGCTCGGGCAACCCGCCTGGGCACCACCGCGGTTTCCCGCAGCAGCGGACATCAGGATAGCCGTACCGCAGGGCGGGTTCGCAACCGGGTACGGTCGGCATGTCGCGGGGCCGGTTCCGGCCCGCCGGCGACATCGACAAGCATCCAGCCGCAGGAGTCTGATCATGGCAGCCAACCCGTCGTTCGACATCGTCAGCAAGGTCGACCGGCAGGAGGTCGACAACGCTTTCAACCAGGCGGAGAAGGAGCTGAGCACCCGGTTCGACTTCCGGGGCACGGGCACCGAGCTCGCCAAGTCGGGCGAGGCCTTCACCATCACGTCGGAGACCGAGGAGCGTGCGGTCGCCGCGCTCGACGTCTTCAAGGAGAAGCTGGTGAAGCGGAACATCTCCCTCAAGTCGCTGGACGCGGGCGAGCCCCGGCAG is a genomic window of Actinoplanes teichomyceticus ATCC 31121 containing:
- a CDS encoding YajQ family cyclic di-GMP-binding protein, with amino-acid sequence MAANPSFDIVSKVDRQEVDNAFNQAEKELSTRFDFRGTGTELAKSGEAFTITSETEERAVAALDVFKEKLVKRNISLKSLDAGEPRQSGKTFKIDLKVVEGIESDKAKAISKKIRDEGPKGVQAQIQGDQLRVTGKKRDDLQAVIALLKQEDFGVALQFTNYR